A genomic segment from Saimiri boliviensis isolate mSaiBol1 chromosome 14, mSaiBol1.pri, whole genome shotgun sequence encodes:
- the RNF126 gene encoding E3 ubiquitin-protein ligase RNF126 yields the protein MAEASPQPGRYFCHCCSVEIVPRLPDYICPRCESGFIEELPEETRSTENGSVPSAAPTDQSRPPLENVDQHLFTLPQGYGQFAFGIFDDSFEIPTFPPGAQADDGRDPESRREREHQSRHRYGARQPRARLTTRRATGRHEGVPTLEGIIQQLVNGIITPATIPSLGPWGVLHSNPMDYAWGANGLDAIITQLLNQFENTGPPPADKEKIQALPTVPVTEEHVGSGLECPVCKDDYSLGERVRQLPCNHLFHDGCIVPWLEQHDSCPVCRKSLTGQNTATNPPGLTGVSFSSSSSSSSSSSPGNENATSNS from the exons aTGGCCGAGGCGTCGCCGCAGCCCGGACGGTACTTCTGCCACTGCTGCTCCGTGGAGATCGTCCCGCGCCTGCCG GATTATATCTGCCCAAGATGCGAGTCTGGTTTCATCGAGGAGCTTCCAGAAGAGACCAG GAGCACAGAAAATGGTTCTGTCCCCTCCGCAGCCCCCACGGACCAGAGCCGGCCGCCCCTGGAG aaCGTGGACCAGCACCTGTTCACACTGCCGCAGGGCTACGGACAGTTTGCTTTCGGCATCTTTGACGACAGCTTCGAGATCCCCACGTTCCCTCCCGGGGCGCAGGCCGACGACGGCAGGGACCCTGAGAGCCGGCGGGAGCGAGAGCACCAGTCCCGGCACCGGTACGGCGCCCGGCAGCCCCGCGCCCGCCTCACCACGCGGCGGGCCACCGGCCGACACGAAGGCGTCCCCACGCTGGAAGG GATCATCCAGCAGCTCGTTAACGGCATCATCACGcccgccaccatccccagcctggGTCCTTG GGGAGTTCTGCACTCAAACCCTATGGACTATGCCTGGGGAGCCAACGGCCTGGACGCCATCATCACACAG CTCCTCAATCAGTTTGAAAACACGGGCCCCCCACCggcagataaagagaaaatccagGCCCTCCCCACCGTCCCTGTCACCGAGGAGCACGTAG GCTCCGGGCTCGAGTGCCCCGTGTGCAAGGACGACTATTCGCTGGGCGAGCGCGTGCGGCAGCTGCCCTGCAACCACCTGTTCCACGACGGCTGCATCGTGCCCTGGCTGGAGCAG CACGACAGCTGCCCCGTCTGCCGAAAGAGCCTCACGGGACAGAACACGGCCACGAACCCCCCGGGCCTGACTGGGGTGAGCTTCTCCTCGTcatcgtcctcctcctcctccagctcgcCCGGCAATGAGAACGCCACAAGTAACTCCTGA
- the FGF22 gene encoding fibroblast growth factor 22, with protein sequence MRRRLWLGLAWLLLARAPGATRTPSAPRRPRSYPHLEGDVRWRRLFSSTHFFLRVDPGGRVHGTRWRHGRDSILEIRSVRVGVVAIKAVSSGFYVAMNHRGRLYGSRLYTADCRFRERIEENGHNTYASQRWRHHGQPMFLALDRRGGPRPGGRTRRHHLSTHFLPVLVS encoded by the exons ATGCGCCGCCGCCTGTGGCTAGGCCTGGCCTGGCTGCTGCTGGCGCGGGCACCGGGCGCCACGAGAACGCCGAGCGCGCCGCGGAGACCGCGCAGCTACCCGCACCTGGAGGGCGACGTGCGCTGGCGACGCCTCTTCTCCTCCACTCACTTCTTTTTGCGCGTGGACCCGGGCGGCCGCGTGCACGGCACCCGCTGGCGCCACGGCCGGGACA gcaTCCTGGAGATCCGCTCTGTTCGCGTGGGTGTCGTGGCCATCAAAGCAGTGTCCTCAGGCTTCTACGTGGCCATGAACCACCGGGGCCGCCTCTACGGGTCG AGGCTCTATACCGCCGACTGCAGGTTCCGGGAGCGCATCGAGGAGAACGGCCATAACACCTACGCCTCTCAGCGCTGgcgccaccacggccagcccATGTTCCTGGCACTGGACAGGAGGGGGGGGCCCCGGCCGGGCGGCCGGACACGGCGACACCACCTGTCCACCCACTTCCTGCCTGTCCTGGTCTCTTGA